The Helicoverpa zea isolate HzStark_Cry1AcR chromosome 23, ilHelZeax1.1, whole genome shotgun sequence sequence tcgaacggaggctgtctgtctctttctaacaccttgccagcataaaaaaatgttgtgatcaaaagttttgtcttcccaaaaaacaattgaatcacttatatttttatcttattttaacaattgtaagtcaacaaattaataacaatcgcattaatttattcgtatttattattaaaacataaacaacataaatttttattttgcttttttttattttctagcggtaaccctgaacattcttggcgcgtaatcagcatttaaaattttgtttatatttttttgtattaaataaatttaaactattaaaatggtgaaaagtgttgcgtttctacttgcaaatgtgaatcctatggtggttgcaatatatcgttccacaggttagctaataataacattttcgtaaaccaaacaactagggtgcccatgaattcttgtaacgagtcaaaatatgggtgatggattttaaaactgttgtactattgttatagcttcccaaaaaatgaagaaaggcgacataaatggctcagcagtctatatatgaagtagaaatacaaaaaaaacagtcttcacttccaatcttcctgcttttatactgctaatttccgctaattattaaaagcctttattagtatcttaaggtcacaaactgcgtaagttaaaacttcaatactaatctgtgtttaataatcttagcaaattcggatttgtctcacatagcttaatctcatagtcaccctattagaaagggacagacagcctccgttctaactgtttcactcggctcgttttttgggtttatatgcgcagtcctgtttactaatattatgtctatggttagGACATACAGAGGCCAACTTACTTGCATATCCATCGCGAACTCATGAATCTTGTCCTTTCTCGCGGTGGGTCCTGCGATGACGACGCATGCGTTCTTCAATGCTTCTTTGGCGTGCATGCACTGTTCTGTTTCTGTCGCAGTCTTAGCCGTCATTGCTTTACTTGCGTCCAGCAGGAGTGGAGTTACAGGGCATTCCTGGGGAAATCATGTAAACAATGATTTGAGGTCAAGTTTTGGATCTCCTAAGGAAGGGGTCCATGATTCTATCGCGCGATGAGGGTGAAAGCCTGAGGGTAGCCTTGGCTTCTCGCAACACGATGTTTCGAAAGGTAAATAGAATATAaaaggctccagaaggaacataggtGGGTCTTAGGCAGCAGTCTCACAAGGCAAAGTGTCTTTGcattttaaccgatttccgaaaaggaggagattctcaattcggatgtttgtatgtttttgtttgtcttctagatattttttttttggaattacaAAATGTCTTACATTGCATCCACATTTAAACCGTATATTTGCTCCGAGCATTGGACAGAGAAGGAGGTAGGAGTTCAGCACGGGATGAGGAGGCCCCACGTACGATAAATTCACTCCTTGCATTGAACCATATTCTTCCTGAAATTGAATATAATTTCTGGTGAGAATTACGTTTGTTTGATCTAGATTCTCGGTGGTTTGTTTTCGCCGGGTATGTACCTATTGCTTCTGAAACAGTAGTTTGTTCTCAAAAGACACTTAAACACTAGACTCTCAAAGGCAATTTAAGCGTAAGTAAACCATACTGatacagaaaacaaaaaaacagaTGATTAATGTAATGGGAAGGCAAATAGGTACCATAATAGACATGACGGTAGACAAGGACTGTATGGTTGCATGTGTCCTGGACATCATACACAGAACTGGCACTGACGACTTGTCCGCAAACCTCTGGATACACATGTGTGTTTTCGTCGACACAAATATTATGTCGGCCATGTCCGAGAATATTCTGAAAAAAGATCTATGTTAACTTAATTCTCCTTCGGCTCAATTCACATTGAAAGAGCAGTGGCGCGCAGCGGTCGGAAGAGCATCGTTGCATCGTCGTTTTAGCCGAAAGGCAGCTGGACAAAGGTCTCTTCTAAGGTTCACCACTTTGCCCGATCTTCAGTAACCTGCACTGCTTCCCGGCGAGCTAATATACACATGCTTCACCTATGctctatgtatactaatattaaaaagctgaagagtttgtagtATGTCTGCTTGATCGCACtagtctcaggaactactggtccgatttgagatttttttcagtattagatagctcatatatcgaggaaggctataagcaACTTTTTACCCGGGTTTGTGCagaagtttccacgggatgtaggtgaaactgctggcagaagctagtcgttAATACAGCACTATCAATTCCTGGTAATCCACTCACTTGCCATTATAATCATGTTCCCAAACTACTTGGTCAACTATGTTGACGTCGTTAGCCCCCAGAAGGGACGCAGCTTTTGAGACGGCCATATTTAACATGGGTTCGTTGACCTCTGACAGAATCATCACCTTTGTGTTTGGTAATACATCCTGCAAGTAGAAACAGTCGTaggtaataaattttatataatcatcggcacgaatcttgagcgctgaccttcacctgcgcagaagtgatttattgggtcccttttgtggtatgaagtgaggcgcgggggcggtgtatagcggtgattggcccgcagcgcatcgcgtcatagccgtcattcgggattggttctttgctaataaatcacttctgcgcaggtaaaggtcagcgctcaagattcgtgccgatgattataatcAATTCGAATTAAAGAAAGTAGCTGGTCTTTTATGAACTGATTCCATTTTTGGGTCTGATTTCCAAAAAGTTGGATTTCCATATAAAATATCTGCGTTCAAAACTCTTGCTCAGAGAGTAGGTACAAGTACATTATCGAAAACTAGAGAATAGAGGATAGCTGTGCACGACAATTTACTGGTGTCAAACATATCCCTATCGTgtttatttactcttttataCCAATTTCTTGTTATGTGTATCTCTCATCCGACATTTTAAGTTCATGGCACTGAGCAGGATTTCTAAGACCATCTTGGCGTTCCACTGTTTGAAGCATATCAAATGTCTTGGCGGGTAGACTCTTGTGAATCTGAAATGAAAGTTATAATAAACATGCTATTTTCTTGGCACCAAGTTAAAATTAATCAGATATATGTAGAAGAGGCCCGTGGGgataataaaaaggctgatgatgaacaaCTTGGAATCTTTATATATCATATACTTggcttaatatttatttattacattaaggAAGACttaaaattacctatataaaaacttaacaatagaAAGAAGTCAAACGACAGAGCCAATTAGAAGTCATCACTTATAATGATAGCCTAGAAATAATGTGAAGACACATGAGTGCTCCGTTTTAACATGTCATCCTATCTGTTAAACTGCGGCAGCTTTCGAACACAGAGAAAGGTAGTAAACTAAATTTCTAAACCGGGCTACTTGAAGAACTTAAGGCTCAAGGACCTTCTGGCTAATAAGCAGATTATGGTAAGCGCTCGGTTGCCACACGCCCTGTGTTGCAGTCTACAGCTGGCTTCCAACTTGTACCTTTATGGTATTCCACTGCATTTGTTTACACTGAAGCTGTCCTAAACACCTCGCCTCAGACCATCTTTGTCTGCTTTCAAGTACAATCAGAATCACGTATTAccaaaataggtacttactcgaTAGTATCACTGGCAGAACGTTTGAAAAATGGTTGCTTTATCAATGTTTTCAAACAAGTTGTAGTTTTATGAAGATCGAGGGAATGGGCACGGAAATTTATCGTCATTTTGATTCGGAATATAATTTCATAGATTGGATGATAACTTGATAGTTTGATTTGACATTTGAAAGGTTCATTGGTTGTATTTTTTTGCCATAGACATTGGATAGGGGTATTAAAAACCTCCTTTCTCGTAGTCTAGTTTTTATGTAGGTTTTATATAGGAACCACCCTCGTTCCGATATTCCTGGGTATTTAATGTGTGCTATGTGAAGCTTGTGATGAAGAGATCGTGTTGGTATATTATCAGAGAAAACAAGAAATCATGGAGATATTAAATCAACATTACACAATTTAAAGTTAATCCTTTAATCGCTGCTTTGTCTCCCTTATTTCAAACTCAGAAACCGATTTTCATAACTCGCCGGCCGATCGTTGGTTACGTTAGGATTAggttatttataatactttttatccaggtggtggaagtagttctctcaggAAGGGGCTGCAAATCGAGCTAgtattttaaatagatttttgtttatatacaaTTTCCAATTTTATCTGAAACCAATCCTAGAACTTGCGAACATTTATTCAATTCCGTGAAAAAACgcaccaaacaaaaaaaaaaaaaacgcgta is a genomic window containing:
- the LOC124642046 gene encoding ornithine carbamoyltransferase-like → MTINFRAHSLDLHKTTTCLKTLIKQPFFKRSASDTIEFTRVYPPRHLICFKQWNAKMVLEILLSAMNLKCRMRDTHNKKLDVLPNTKVMILSEVNEPMLNMAVSKAASLLGANDVNIVDQVVWEHDYNGKIFSDMADIIFVSTKTHMCIQRFADKSSVPVLCMMSRTHATIQSLSTVMSIMEEYGSMQGVNLSYVGPPHPVLNSYLLLCPMLGANIRFKCGCNECPVTPLLLDASKAMTAKTATETEQCMHAKEALKNACVVIAGPTARKDKIHEFAMDMQEINKLTAFRWIFFHTCPRGEEVDDILFWNCNARTFNAFQNMQYIAAALMAAHVRNYRF